The genomic segment ACCACCTCGTGAACCGTCCAGCCTATTTGCCGGGTTCGTTCTTTAAGGCTGTCCGTGTAGGCCTCCCAGAAATGGCGAACCAGTGTTTGAATAACCATTCGGGCATCCACGCCGTACGGAAAAAAATACGTATTCGGAAAAAGATAGCCTTCCAGACTGTTGGCATCCACTCCCAACGTTCTGGCAAAGGATGTATCGTTGACAAGCTTCATGAATGTGGTCGAATCCACTCCTATTTTTTGATGAAAAATACTCGCCATTTTTTGGGAACGGATCCCCTCAGGGAGCGACACCTTTATTTCCGTAACCTTCCCAGCCCGCAGAATTTCGACCAGTCTGGAGTTTGATTCCCCAAGTGGAAGCCGGTAAAGCCCCGCCTTTAGCTCGCGGCGCGCTTTGTGCAATTTTGCTGCCCACAAAAATGTTTCGGGATTACGAATGATTTTTTTCTCTTTCAAAAGAGCGGCTATTCTTTGAGCGGATGTCCCCCTCGGAATCAAAACCGTAACGGCTTCCCCTTTATTCCCCGGATTGGACTGGTACAATATCGTGTAAAACCAGATTCCAGTACCGATTCCTGCTAAAATCACAAGTAAGGAGAGTACCTTCCACCCGTGTTTCAAAATCTTCCGGCTCCCCTTCGAAAATATTTCCATAAGACTCAAGTCCAAAAATCCCAATTGTTTAGATTAATCCTAAAATACAGCTTCAAAATCTTATCCGTGCATCCGTCGTATCACAGACAGCAGAGAATAATCCCTTAAAAAATGGGCCCTATCTGGTCGAGATAAAAAAAGGGATTTCACATCCCTTGTCCGATAGTGGCTATTAAATTTAACGAAATATTTGGCGAGAATCAATTCTTTTTTGGGGAGATTTTCAGGAGACCTGAATCAGGGGTAATTCTATTTGTTGAAGTCTTTTTCGAGCGTTTTCCACATAAGCCGCATCGATGTCATAGCCCACGTAAAACCGCTCTGTTTTTTTGGCCGCCAAACACGTTGTCCCGCTCCCGCAAAAAGGATCAAGTATAACATCGTTTTTATATGAATATAACTGAATGAGACGATAAGGTAATTCAACCGGAAACGGTGCAGGATGATTAACCTTTTTAGCGGATTCCGCCGAAAAATGCCAGACACTTTTGGTAAATTCGAGAAATTCTTGCTTTGAAATAGACGTCTCTTTTGATTTTGGTTTTAATCGAGAAAAAGAGCCCTTTGAGAATATAAGAATATACTCATGGGTGTCCCTCAGGATTGGATTTGACGGTGATCGCCAACTTCCCCAAGCCGTCGAAACTCCGGAACTGCTACCTTTATCCCAAATAATTTCTCCCCTCATTAAATATCCAATATCAATCATTATTTGAGTTATGTACGCATGCAGAGGCAGATAGGGTTTTCTCCCAAGATTTGCCACATTAATACATGCTCTCCCCCCCCAAACCAAGACTCTAAAGACTTCCTGAAAGACTTTTTCCATCAAATCCAGATATTCCCGAAGACTCAGATTCTGATCATAGTCCTTACCAACATTATAGGGTGGCGAGGTAATCATTAAATGGACGCTGTTATCCGGAAGCTCACTCATTGAACGGCTGTCTTTGCAATAGATTTTATTGCATCTATCACGAGGAAGAACATTCTCATTATATTCGTCAGGTTTTTCCGGCTCTTCGAAACTCTTATAAAGACGACTGTTATAGAATTTTGTTGAATCGTGATTCACCCGTGCTGAAACACCAAACGAACTGGTTTCTGTTTTTTTCGATCGACTCATTTTAAGCCTTTAGATAGACCCAAATACTCTTGTAAAGTCAGGATTTTTAATCTTGGTTCACCCTTTACACTTAGTCTAAATGAGCAAAGAACAACTTTAGAGAAATCACATGTCTGTCGCACCTTATCCAGTTTGCCTGCCGATATATCACCAAAAAGAATGAGCATTGGCTGAAGAAGTTTTTGATATTCATTGAAATAATCGGCTGCATAATCCAAAACCTGTGTAAACCCCTTTAGCCAAGTATCTGCCCGCTCAATTTCAACAACATGGGTTGGAAAATTCTCATAAAAACCAAAAACCAAATCTGCCCGCCGATGTTTGGTCAGAGTAAATTGCGGAAGCAAAGAAATACCATTACTATTTAAAAGATCTTCAATCTCTTTTTGAATGGCGGCTTCATTTTTAAGAGGAATCCCCTGTCTGACATCGAATCCCTTCATGATTCGATCTTTTAAATAGACCCGAGAAACATTATATTCCTGGGCCCATTTGTCATAGAATATGGATTTTTCCTTATTATTCAGAAAATGCCAGCCTATTTTTTCGGCTTCTTCATGAACATTTTCCCGAATTTTGTTTTTTTCTTCTTTTGATATTTTGCTGGGATCTCTCATTGCGGATATCACATATCGATAATTAACTAAACCCACTTAAACTTACAAAATTATCGGAAAAACTTCAACTATCTTTTTTAATTATTTAGAAAAGCCCCAAAAATAAAACAAATATTCCATTATTTTTAGAAGTCCCCGGCACTTTTAAAGTGTCGGGGACTCTTGATCAAATTTA from the Calditrichota bacterium genome contains:
- the mltG gene encoding endolytic transglycosylase MltG is translated as MEIFSKGSRKILKHGWKVLSLLVILAGIGTGIWFYTILYQSNPGNKGEAVTVLIPRGTSAQRIAALLKEKKIIRNPETFLWAAKLHKARRELKAGLYRLPLGESNSRLVEILRAGKVTEIKVSLPEGIRSQKMASIFHQKIGVDSTTFMKLVNDTSFARTLGVDANSLEGYLFPNTYFFPYGVDARMVIQTLVRHFWEAYTDSLKERTRQIGWTVHEVVTLASIIEGEAKIDRERPLISAVYHNRLKRGMLLQASPTIQFLLPNGPRRLLKKDLEIDSPYNTYKYPGLPPGPINNPGMKSIRAALYPAPVKYLYFVARGDGSHIFTYTLQQHLRAKRTLDRLRRNYYRKHRQKG
- a CDS encoding site-specific DNA-methyltransferase, encoding MSRSKKTETSSFGVSARVNHDSTKFYNSRLYKSFEEPEKPDEYNENVLPRDRCNKIYCKDSRSMSELPDNSVHLMITSPPYNVGKDYDQNLSLREYLDLMEKVFQEVFRVLVWGGRACINVANLGRKPYLPLHAYITQIMIDIGYLMRGEIIWDKGSSSGVSTAWGSWRSPSNPILRDTHEYILIFSKGSFSRLKPKSKETSISKQEFLEFTKSVWHFSAESAKKVNHPAPFPVELPYRLIQLYSYKNDVILDPFCGSGTTCLAAKKTERFYVGYDIDAAYVENARKRLQQIELPLIQVS